The nucleotide sequence CGTGGCGTTTACAGCCGAAAAAAGGGGATttggaagaaggagagaagtgtgtgtgcgtgtgtgcgtacgtgttTTCTTCTCACAGAAGAGGCGTCACCATCCACAATGACAGCAATACGTCACGCCGTACTGCTAAGGAGACtcggaaaagagaaaaaatgtGAAGTGGTACAGTGAAGATGAGGGATGTACGAATGGCGGAAAAGAGGAATGATGATGTCCGCGTCACTCACCCCCGTCGGATCGTTTATGCTACGGAACTTACAAGGGATATGACCGAGAAAAGGTTCCacgaaaagaaggagagagagaggggggggggcgaaaaTCACTCAGACGCACCAACACATGAATGAAGCGCAGCGAGCGTGCGTGCCGTTTTGGCAAACTGGCTGAGGTGGGtacagcgtgtgtgtgtgtgtgtatgtgtggagACTATCGCGAAGATAGGCAAGGCACGCGGGATGGacagagagcagagaggaggtACACAGAAATCTGCAGACAGccaggcaaagagagagagagagaccacgGTAGAGCATCGTGGAGAAGGAAGCGTAGGTGAGGGCCACTGGCAATGTCacagtgagagggagaaaatgCATCGACTCGAGCGAAGTTGCACACGGCCGCCACTGTCTTTGGTGTTATTATCATTAgtattattattattattagTCTCACGCGCAAGTACCACAACAAAACTAAAGAGTGAAGCGAGATGTCGACCACAATagaaacaacaacaggggaggagagggactAAAGATCAGGGAGGCTGTGTCAGCTgtaaccccccccccatcagCGATTGAGCCTCTCGTTTTGCCCAACTCGAGCGTCCAAAGAGAAACGAGTCCGGCAGCCGTCACAGGGACGGTCAGCGGTGTCCCTTGTACTGCTCCTGCGTCACTGGATGCTTCCACGTCGTCGACTTCTTGCCTGACTGGAGAAAGAAGTACTGCATCGTGCGGCGCGACAACCCATACTCCCAACCACTGGGAAGAGGCGGAAACGGAACATccggtgcgtgcgtgacggcggcggggtTGGTGCGCGATGCAGTGACGGCACTAGTGCTACTCGGCGCAGCAGTGTACGACTTGTTAGGCGGTACCGTAGAAGAGTTGATCACCTCTGTCGACGAGACGTCTAGAGCGGCTGCCAAAGCTTGAGTACCGTTGACAGCCTCCGTCGCTTCTCCCACGAAGCGCACGGGCAGGTTGGAGTGGGAGatggcctgctgctgcgcaagatGAGCACTGGCGGCGTCCGCGAACTGCACAACACCGTACCGGTGCGCGTCAACAGTGCGCACCGTCTGTGCGCGTCGAAACCCGTCGCACCGCTGGAACATGTACACAAAGGCTGTCTCGTCAATTTCAGGGGGAAGCGGTAACACCACAAGCGTATCCGTACGTCTCGCCTCCTGCCACGCGCTCTCTACCGGTGAGGGGATGTCCTCCGTCGAGGTGCTGGAAGTCGGGGTCGTCTTCCTCAAGATGAGCATCGGTGGGACTAGCAGCCGCCACTGCTCACAAGCGCGCAGGTGTACACCGTTGCACTGTCCACCCGCCACGCACTTGTCCTTGTCGCACTGCGGATCGAACTTCGCGCACACATCGATGCCCGTGAAGTCGCCCCTTCGGCGATGCTGGAGATACGCCGCTAACCCCAACGTTGGAAAGAGGCCCCCAGTCGACAACACACACCAGCCATACGCACCTCGCGCGAGGACAGTGTCCCGGGCATCAGAGAAGAGCGTCGCACCGTTCGTTTTCGTCACGCTGGGTGAGGCAGCGTTCATCTGGTACACGTGCACCTGTgcccgctgctcctcctcggctgtGTGCGGCTCCGTCTGCCTTGACACAATGGGTAACCGCTGAATACTCACACGCGCCCACTTAGAGCGCCTACCCGGCTGACACAGCAAGGCCGCACACAGGTCGGCAGCCTCGGCGGTCGAGAAGAAAACCGTAGCCCACTCATAGTCGTGCTCCTGGGGTGGGacgtcctgcagcagcgcgctctGCTGAGGCGACTCCAGAAGTACTAGCTCCACGTGGCTAGTCATACGTACCGACTCGATCTCGTCCATTACCTGCTCCTTGTTCAGTCGCGTAGAGGCACGAAAAACGCCGAGACGCAATCCGGCTCGCACGTCCATCTCACTGATGTCCTTGGCTGACGCACTCAAGGTAGGCAACGGCGGGGCCACGCCACACGCATTGGGTGGTGAATAAGGGGGAGAGATAGGGCCGTATCGTACCGCGGCGAcaggtggcgatggcggcgccggaAAAATGGATGTGCCGCCCCGTATCGATGGCGCCAAGGTGGCAACTGCCCATGTCGGTAGTGAGTGACGCAGTCGCTGGCTAACCTCTTCCAAGCGTGGCAGCTTGCGCGGCGCCTTTTCTGCGTCCGCGTCGTGGCTGCTCCCTTCGTCAGAGCTGCCAGCGCTCGTGGATGTGGTAGTAAAAGTGGAAGCCGATGCTGAGAGAGACACGGAGGATGTAGCGGAACCATTAGACTTGGAATAATCCGAGGAGACCTCGTCAGATGCAGAGGGACCAGATCTTGTAGACCGCGTTACTTCTGTTCTGGACATCGACAGAGAgcagctctcctctttttcgctactgctgcttccGTCGCTTCGACCCCGGCTGTCGCTGCGAGACGCAGACGGGGATCTCGAGGAcatccgctctctctctctccgtgaATACTAGGAGGACAGCAAGTGGCGATGCTGTGAGTCGATGGAAAAACAGTACGGgtccgtgtgcgtgtatgacTGACTTTCTGCTTCCTTTCGCTgcggtgcgcacgtgtggtggtgtggacCAGCTTGCTCACTAAGCGAAGACACCCAACAGAGTAAGAGATTATTGAGCGAGCAGGAGGCAGTGTGTTGACAAGTAGTCGTGGAGAGGCCCctacccccttcctctccttccatcagcaccaccatcgcgTGGCTCTCCGAGCAGACCCGTGCATGTACAGTGGGCAGTCGAAGAAGCTGTAAATAAGAGAAAACAGCGGGTCAGGAAGGTGCATCctttcactctctctctctctctctctgcggcAGAAGTAAAGTGTGAGAAGTCAGCCTTGATGGGGATTGGTGCCCCATAacaagaggagggaggagcagAGCATAAACAGCAAAGACAGCGGTACCGcctttgctgctgcccattCCCGATCGGTTTTTGACATTGTCTAGATGACTCGCCTTCACtgctttgtttgtttgcttccgTGTTGCTGTTGCATTTCGGTAGCCTACGAGGGCGTCGATCGCTGTCGTGTTCCTTCACGCAAGGCAACGGTTACACGTGGGCATGACGCTCGCACGACACACCAAACAAAAACCAGCCGATAACAGAAaagagcacacacaacacacacacatatatatatgaatgtatatatatataagtACACGTCCTTCGCTTATCTTGTCACCGCAAAACAgagcatacacacacacacgagagagagagagggggggaggggggaggcgtgtACACCggtgaggaagaaggagaaacaCCAAATTCGGACACATTGGAGGGAGTAGGAAAACGGTTCAGCTAAGTCCCTCCGTGGCATTGcgccccccacacacacacacacacgtccgAGAATAAAACGACATGCTTTCGTCGTCGCTCGGAGCATCGATAGGCTTAAATGAGGGAATTAAACGGGTTCGAGCTCGGAAGCGAACGGCGCCGACGGTAGACGCTCGTGTCTGGAGTGAAAGGGAGCATGACAGAGTTGTCTGCGTTCGATTTTGTCGGCCGCGGCGCTACAGCGCGCCGAGAGACCACGGATGCCATCGAGTCCGCTCGGCTCGTCGCGCTGTTCGCCGAAGGTGACCGTAGGTGCATGCTAGAAACGCTgttgcagcggctgcgctcTGGGTCATTGCGCCAGCCAGCCCAGTCCTCCATGAGTGATGTCTGCTGTCGCGCCGTGCCTTTCTGGCGATCAAGCCGGGCCAGCACCTCTGCAATGTACATCTCATGCTCATTTGGTGGTCGTAGATCAGCTGGAAGGTCGGCAAGGTTCGAGgtcagcggtggtggccgtgGGCGCATGGGTGTGCGCTCCCAGCCTCCGTGTACAGGGGACGCATCACGGACGTGCGCGCCGCGGTAGCCAGACATGACTTGGCTTGCGCTCTCTGCACAGGGGTCAAaggcgcgcagcggcgtgctGGTGCGATTGGCATTCAGTGGCGGCACTAGCCCCAAGGTAGCGGTGATGGAATCTGGCAGGGAGAAGGCGCCTCGGTTcgaagacggcgacgagCAAGCGTGTGCCAGCGGGCCTTCGCTTCTTGTAAGGTTCATCCCTACATACCGGTTTGGCGacggagagaagcgcagcggtgTTTGCCTACGCGCGCCCTCCTCTGCATACCAATTCGATGGATTGGTGTCATAAGTCGACGGTTGCGTTACAGCTCGTGACGCCCTGGTGGTATCTATGTCAGCAATAGTAGAAAAAGCAGTTGGTGCCGGTGATGGCTGAGAAGGTGCGCACCAGTCGCTCAGGAAGCCACTGCAGTCGGTTTCGACTCGACGCACCCGCACATCGAGGGCAGAACGCTGCTCTGTAGGGTGATAACTGAAGGGTATGGCGTACTCCTTCCACTCGCCAACATCCGACTTGAACTTTGCTGGATCCAGGGAGAATCCAGCGACTTGCCGCTTGCCCTCCCACAATGAAAAGCGCAGCTTTTCCGTGCTGCCAGCCGGCTGGAGCGTGATGGACGCCTGCTGTTCCTTGTACACCACCTCCTTAGGATTGGTGCATACGGCGGGCGTCGTGCTAAAGGTGTAGGTGCCGTAGCGAATCTTCATGTGGTACTCGCCACCAaggagaagcggcgctgGGTGGTCAAGGTCAATGCTCGTTGTCTTGACCGCAACGCGCTCGAGTAGAATGTCCATGGTCTGCACAACAGAAACACCACGCTGGGAGGGCCGTGACTTCTGCCTACATGGTGAGGAGCGCTGGGATGTTGCGACGTAcgtctgctgtggtgccgccTCCTGTCGTTCCACCACATTTGAGGCCAGATGTACCCGACGCTCTCCAGACGGAGGCATCTTCAGCAGGCGGTCGCGCGACGGGTCCTGTTGCACAGCCCTCTGGGCGCGATCCGGGCTGTTGCGTGGCACCGACGTCAGTGCAGTCGAGGTCACCATATCGCTGGGCATCGCTCTTTGCCCTTCTTCGTCGAGTTCATGCACACGCAGGGAGAAGAGTAGTTTACCGACGACGCCTCCGACAGCATCACGTAGCTTGATGGCGTAGTTCTTCATCGGTTTGCCCAAGTACGGTCTTGGATCGAGGGCACCCTTGGCTACGACGGGTAGCGGACCAGCGGCGCTGTACTGCGACGGCCGAATGGCGAATGTGATGACGTCTCGCATCCCGTCCAAGATGAGTTGATGCGACAGCTTCggaaacagcagcgccatgtcCGTGCCAAGCCCCTTAAAGTGCACGTCGTCTGTTGCACCATTCACGTAGtgctcggcagcggtgctgctcgggCTAGGCTTTGCGCGCGGCGTGTGGGTCCAGGTACAGTGAAAGGAGGCCACATCAGGGATGTGTCGTCCCTCCGCATCCTCAGCAAAGAGCCCTGTGAAAGCCGAGATGTCACATGTAAAGCGATACAATACAAAGTCGAGCTGGATCATGGCTACGGTGTAGGTGCGTCTATGCACGAGTACGAgtggttttttttttttgacaCCTCCGGTCGTGCTCTCGTTTTCGTTTTCGGTTTCagttttgttgttgctcggCCTCACCTGCTGGCGTCCAGAGCCTCCCCTCGAGCGACGAAGCAGAGAAGCCAACAAACGCCACAGCTAACGGATATGAGCGGGGAGAAGCCTACAGGAAAGcgaagaagctgcaggaACTAATGGTCCTTGCGTACAAATAAATCCATAGAGAAGGCAGCCTTACGTAAGCCTACAAAGTAGTGCGAGAAAACAGTGAaaaagaggcagcagaggaaagtAGGTGCTTCAAAGGggcggaagcagcagcagcagcagcaaagaggagagatCACGCTTAGCTTGCTCAAGGACTGCAACGCACGAGTTAGGGCAGAGGACGGCACCACGCTGCTACACTTCATGTCCGTTTTGTTTTTTTgccagtggtggtgcgcacCCCTTAGGAAAGAGCTGGTGGCTCACCGACATGCGAGGGAGAtgagaggaaaacgaagaaTGAGAGCATACCACGCCATCATTGAGCGTACGTGGAGAGCAGATCAAAGAAGCTAGCATGGGAGCCCTCGAGGGGCACTAGTTCGGTTGAGAAATCGGCTTCCCCGTttctgccgccaccgtctcgGCATTGACGGCGCCGGACGTGTGTTGCACCGCGGGAGGGTCGGAGACGTatgcgccaccaccgagtCCACCGTCGCTCATGCCCGCGAGCCGAGCATGATTCCCATCAAGCGCTGGAACAGTAGAGGACGGGAGGTGGCTGTCGAGCATGAAGACGTCCGACATGACCGGTCCCGCAGTGAGTGTTATAccagtggtggcagcgcgccAACCTTCCTTCCCACAGTCGCTGTCGCAGTGACTTGTCGAGCTGCTTTCATGCCTCAGAAAGGAGGCTTTAGTCGCAGGGGATGCCTTCTTGGGTGTGAGGGGTGAAAGGATTTCCTTCGTTGTCGCTGCTAGCGGCATTGCTCTCTGCTTCGCACGCTCCATTTGGTGGTCCGCATCAGACCTCGCTGTCGCCATACCAGCAGGACTAGCTGCATCGCGAATCGCCGAAGTTTTGTTGAGTGTGCTAAAGATATCTGTCACCTGTAACGAGGATCCTTTGTGCCTTCGCGTCAGCCATTGAGAATTGAGCATCCCTGGAAGGGTATGTGAGCGACATGAACCTGCTTGTAGGTTCTTCACGAAAGCGTCGACACGCTGCTTGCGGCGCGCCAGCCGGTTTGCCTCCTCTGTGACGTGCTGCCCAAGCACGTCGAGCTGCGCTTGAAATGATTGCAACGCCAATTGGTCCACCTCCACTCGCCCACTTTTTTCGCGGAGTAGGTCCAACTGCTGAAAGACGTCCGCAAGAAGACGTTCGGTCTCGATGCGGTAGTCACCAAGGGACTGTGACCACATGCTGAGCTCCGCTGTGAAATTGGCACGTGCCGCACGCAGTGATTGCTGCGCCTGTAGGATGTCTCCGACACGCCGCTTCAAGTTGCTGAGAGTGCCGGTCGTGAGGCCAACGTGGTTAGGGACCTCTGGGCTTGCTGACGTCAGGCACCGCGAGAGCTTCCCACGAATTGCTTGCTCCCATTCTGAGCGAACAGCCTTGACGTGTTCCCGCTGCTGAGTGACCTGTGTGCGACGttggtgcagctgcggggcCCAGCCATGGCTCACCTCCTTGAGTTCAGAGATGCTCCGCCGAAGTGTCTCACGactgtgctgcagcaagaGGAGCGAGTGTTGCCATCCCTCGCTAATTTGCTCCactgaaaaagaaaacgcgGGCGAGCTCCCAGAGCTGTAGGTGCCACCAGTGCCTCGGTGGTTGACAGCGTGGGTGGACATCTGTTGAGATGAGAGGTAcgactgctgctcctgcttcACGCGTAACGAGAGTGCGAGTTGCTCCATTCGAAGACGCACACGGTCCAAGTCGCTGGGCAGTACTTCCTGCGCCAGTGCGCTTCGAGTTGGTGACTGAGACGGAAACCTGACGGGCTCACGATGTATCCCGTGGCTCTCGCGCAACGCGGAAACCTCCATCTCTGCACGCAAGCGAAAGGCGCGGATTTGCCCGGCTAAATCCTCTTGACGCGCCGCCCACTCCTTTGCGGCGGCATCCTGCTGTGTGATGGAGATTGCACACTCCTGCTCCAGTcggcggcgcacctgctcctccaaCATCTCGCGGCTTCGCTTTGTCATGGCAGCAAGCTGGCACTGGAAGTCGGCGACACGCTGATGGCGCTCGGTGTTGTGGAGACGTTGTGCTGTTTGGATGAGCGCCTTGATGGCACCAAAGGCGGTGTCTGCACGCTCTTGAAAGTTGCGGCGACATACGTCGTGAAATGcggctgcctctgcctcacgACGAGATCGGTGCTCCGCCAGTGTTCTTGCACGGGCCGCCATGTCATTGGCAAAGACTTcggctcgctgctgtcgtgctGACGTCAGATACAAACGGGCACTCTCCGCCACTGTGCGGCTACATTGCAACATCAGGCATCGCTTCAAGTGGCGTGCGCCATCCTGCACGCGAAGCAGTAGGGTTTCAGTAACGGAAGCCTGGCAGTCATCTCTCGTGTCACGTGCAACGGCAGCCTCCCACTCTCGGCGAAGGGTTGCGTTACGCCTCTGCTGTGTCTGCACGGCCTGCATAAGATCCTCTActtgctgctggtggtgctgaacACATTGGGTACGGTATtcgcacacctcctcctcaatgTCCTCGGTGCGTTTAATGGAGACCGCGTTTCCACGATCCGTCTGCTGTACTTGAGCTTCCGCTTCCGACTTTTGCTGGCAAGCCGCAGTCACCTCGATCCTGAGAGAAGTCAGTGTACGGTCGACTTCTGCCACCTCGATCGCAAGCGCATGGCTGCCTGTCTGAAGCGCGTCTACGCGCTGCGTCGCCTCGCGTAGCTCATGCTCTAGCTCAGAAAGCTCATGAGTAAGAGTAGCTCTCCGTGCCTGCTCCCCTTCCTCATCCTCCACACGGCGTGATGCAGCAGTTGTGTAGTCCGAGGGAAAAGTGTCGGCCATCAAACTTGTCGGAGCGACTGTGGATGCGTCACCGCCATCGTCTTGCAAGAAGACGGGCACGGGTGGTGGGATAGGCGACGGAGACGAAGCAGTCGGTTGGCTAGAGGCAATCAGATTACAGTGCCAGCCCGCATCGTCAGTTGCTGGTGCGCTGTCATGGACGGGCCTGCGCCGCCCTGCCACAGGTTTCTGGTTAGTTGCTGGAGGTCGGGCGTCGACCTCATTCACGAAGGCAAGTGGGCCGCTCTCAGTCGCCTGAGCGAGGGCTACGGTGGTTGTCGGGGTTTCTTGTACGGTCGGTGTTACGGCAGCCGCGGGAGACGATACAGCTAGGCTTGGAGAATACGACTGTGGATGCCTGGGAGAGGCTTGAACAACGAGAGGTACGGCAGGCGAAGTTGTGCTGCCCTGCAGTTCCTCTAACCAGCAAGGCCTACCTGCCTCGTGGGTAGCGGGGAGTGGAGCGGCAGGGGAAAGCGGTGAGGCAGGCTCCAGCCCCTTGTGTCGTCCCGCAACCGGCACCGACATGAACCAAAAGTTACAGCGATTTGGAAAGGAGGACGACGCAGAATCTGTGGCGGCAATCGATAGACGGCTGGAAAAGCGGCTTGACAGGCCCGAAGGTCTCAatgcgcgcagctgcaaagGCTCCAACAAaacaggggagaaggaggagggcccTGAAGCGTcggcgagagaaaggaaacCCAGCGTACGAGGTCATCAATgacagcgccgtcgtcggaagaggtggggagaaTGAGGCAGAAAAGAGGTCCGAGAGTGCAAAggagaacaaaaaagaaaagatgaCGTCTAGCGATGTAGTCTAATCTGTCGTGAGCCcgcagatacacacacacacaaaggaaGGTAGAAGAGCGCAAGAAACAAGCTAATACAGCAGCGACATCACACGACAGCGATTTCGCGGAGCTTTCTATTCCGCGTAGGTATTGCAGTCATCAACGAAGGCGATCCTCTTGGGCATCCGACAGGATCACGCGGAGCAAGACTGAGGCCTTGAATGGTCTGTATGAGCGTGTGTATAGCTGGCAagcttccccttcctctacCAAAGCTGACCCTCGCTGTGAGACGTTCGATCAAGGTCGACGGGGAGACGGCGGGTCGGTCGTGCATCACGCCTCGCGTTCCCTTTggtgaaggaaaaaaaaaggaaggaaagaaggaagcaaaagagCTGACGTGGAGACACAAAGAAGGCGAGTCGGACGACAAAGCAGGActcacgagagagagagagggacggccACAGTGTAGCAAGGGGGGGGACTTCTCGTGCTACGCAGTAATAAAAGGCAGATCGCCGTGGTAATCTTGCGTAGGCTTGTGGACCATTAGGTCGGTTCGCCATCCATATTGGCAATactgcgtgcgtgctgcacgACGACTGAGCGCTGTGTCTCTTTTAAGATATCTTTCAAGCtcgtaggggggggggagggaccGC is from Leishmania panamensis strain MHOM/PA/94/PSC-1 chromosome 35 sequence and encodes:
- a CDS encoding hypothetical protein (TriTrypDB/GeneDB-style sysID: LpmP.35.6150); amino-acid sequence: MIQLDFVLYRFTCDISAFTGLFAEDAEGRHIPDVASFHCTWTHTPRAKPSPSSTAAEHYVNGATDDVHFKGLGTDMALLFPKLSHQLILDGMRDVITFAIRPSQYSAAGPLPVVAKGALDPRPYLGKPMKNYAIKLRDAVGGVVGKLLFSLRVHELDEEGQRAMPSDMVTSTALTSVPRNSPDRAQRAVQQDPSRDRLLKMPPSGERRVHLASNVVERQEAAPQQTYVATSQRSSPCRQKSRPSQRGVSVVQTMDILLERVAVKTTSIDLDHPAPLLLGGEYHMKIRYGTYTFSTTPAVCTNPKEVVYKEQQASITLQPAGSTEKLRFSLWEGKRQVAGFSLDPAKFKSDVGEWKEYAIPFSYHPTEQRSALDVRVRRVETDCSGFLSDWCAPSQPSPAPTAFSTIADIDTTRASRAVTQPSTYDTNPSNWYAEEGARRQTPLRFSPSPNRYVGMNLTRSEGPLAHACSSPSSNRGAFSLPDSITATLGLVPPLNANRTSTPLRAFDPCAESASQVMSGYRGAHVRDASPVHGGWERTPMRPRPPPLTSNLADLPADLRPPNEHEMYIAEVLARLDRQKGTARQQTSLMEDWAGWRNDPERSRCNSVSSMHLRSPSANSATSRADSMASVVSRRAVAPRPTKSNADNSVMLPFTPDTSVYRRRRSLPSSNPFNSLI
- a CDS encoding hypothetical protein (TriTrypDB/GeneDB-style sysID: LpmP.35.6160), whose amino-acid sequence is MADTFPSDYTTAASRRVEDEEGEQARRATLTHELSELEHELREATQRVDALQTGSHALAIEVAEVDRTLTSLRIEVTAACQQKSEAEAQVQQTDRGNAVSIKRTEDIEEEVCEYRTQCVQHHQQQVEDLMQAVQTQQRRNATLRREWEAAVARDTRDDCQASVTETLLLRVQDGARHLKRCLMLQCSRTVAESARLYLTSARQQRAEVFANDMAARARTLAEHRSRREAEAAAFHDVCRRNFQERADTAFGAIKALIQTAQRLHNTERHQRVADFQCQLAAMTKRSREMLEEQVRRRLEQECAISITQQDAAAKEWAARQEDLAGQIRAFRLRAEMEVSALRESHGIHREPVRFPSQSPTRSALAQEVLPSDLDRVRLRMEQLALSLRVKQEQQSYLSSQQMSTHAVNHRGTGGTYSSGSSPAFSFSVEQISEGWQHSLLLLQHSRETLRRSISELKEVSHGWAPQLHQRRTQVTQQREHVKAVRSEWEQAIRGKLSRCLTSASPEVPNHVGLTTGTLSNLKRRVGDILQAQQSLRAARANFTAELSMWSQSLGDYRIETERLLADVFQQLDLLREKSGRVEVDQLALQSFQAQLDVLGQHVTEEANRLARRKQRVDAFVKNLQAGSCRSHTLPGMLNSQWLTRRHKGSSLQVTDIFSTLNKTSAIRDAASPAGMATARSDADHQMERAKQRAMPLAATTKEILSPLTPKKASPATKASFLRHESSSTSHCDSDCGKEGWRAATTGITLTAGPVMSDVFMLDSHLPSSTVPALDGNHARLAGMSDGGLGGGAYVSDPPAVQHTSGAVNAETVAAETGKPISQPN
- a CDS encoding hypothetical protein (TriTrypDB/GeneDB-style sysID: LpmP.35.6140) — encoded protein: MSRTEVTRSTRSGPSASDEVSSDYSKSNGSATSSVSLSASASTFTTTSTSAGSSDEGSSHDADAEKAPRKLPRLEEVSQRLRHSLPTWAVATLAPSIRGGTSIFPAPPSPPVAAVRYGPISPPYSPPNACGVAPPLPTLSASAKDISEMDVRAGLRLGVFRASTRLNKEQVMDEIESVRMTSHVELVLLESPQQSALLQDVPPQEHDYEWATVFFSTAEAADLCAALLCQPGRRSKWARVSIQRLPIVSRQTEPHTAEEEQRAQVHVYQMNAASPSVTKTNGATLFSDARDTVLARGAYGWCVLSTGGLFPTLGLAAYLQHRRRGDFTGIDVCAKFDPQCDKDKCVAGGQCNGVHLRACEQWRLLVPPMLILRKTTPTSSTSTEDIPSPVESAWQEARRTDTLVVLPLPPEIDETAFVYMFQRCDGFRRAQTVRTVDAHRYGVVQFADAASAHLAQQQAISHSNLPVRFVGEATEAVNGTQALAAALDVSSTEVINSSTVPPNKSYTAAPSSTSAVTASRTNPAAVTHAPDVPFPPLPSGWEYGLSRRTMQYFFLQSGKKSTTWKHPVTQEQYKGHR